From the Fusobacterium ulcerans ATCC 49185 genome, the window ATCACTAAAGAACCTCTTGTAGGCAGAAATGCAGTTATTTTATCTGTATCTTTAGGTTTAGGTTATGGACTTGGAAGTGTTCCTGCTGCCCTTAAATATTTTCCTGAAAGTATTCAGCTTATATTTGGTGGTTCTGGAATAGTTGTTTCTGGTTCTATTGCTGTTCTTCTTAATATCATTCTGCCTTTAGATGAAAAGATAAAAAAATCATTAAAGACTGAAAAAGTTTCTCAATAAAATTAATAAATTACCACACAGCAGAGCAGGTATATAAGCAGTCTTCTTTTGAGGATTTCTTATTAATACTCTGCTGTCTTTTCGTGGTATAATATAAATAATACAATAACACAGGAGGTAAAACTTGTTTAGTTTTTCTAAATATTTTCCTGCTCAATCTTTGCAGGAAGCCTATGACGAACTTTTAAAAAGTAAAAAAAATATTATACTTGGAGGAACTTCTTATCTTAGAATGGAAAATACTTCATATAATACTGCTATAGATCTTTCTTCTCTTTCCCTTGATTACATCAAAGAAGATGAAGAATATATTCACATTGGAGCTATGGCTTCATTTAGAGAAATAGAAACTAACTCTATTATTTTAAATTTATTTAATGGAATTCTTTCAAAATCTGTAGAAAATATAATAGGAGTTCAATTCAGAAATAATGTTACTGTTGGAGCTACTGTTTTTTCTAAATATGGTTTTTCTGACCTTATCCCTACACTTTTATCTCTTGATACTACTGTTGTTCTTTTCAATGGAGGAGCAATTTCTCTGGAAGAATATTTGTCTACAGAAGGAAAGACAAAAGATATCCTTGTTGAAATAAAAATAAGAAAAGCTATTGGAAAAGGATCTTTTCAAAGTATCAGAAAAAGTAAAACTGACTATGCTATAACTAATACAGCTGTTACAAATGAAAAAGGAAACTTCAGAATTGCCATTGGTGTAAGACCAGGAAAAGCTAAGCTAGCTTGTAAAGCAATGGAGTTATTAAATCATTCTGACAATATCACTGATGAAGTTATTGATAAAGCATGCAGCATTATAACTGAAGAAATTACTTTTGGTTCTAATATGAGAGGAAGCAGTGAATATAGGGCTGCAATATCTAAAGTTATGACTAAGAGAGCTATAAAGGAGGTATTATAATGCTTTTAACTTTAACTGTAAATGGACTAAAAAGAGAGTTATTAATATCAGAGGACGAATACCTTCTTGATACATTGAGAAAAGCTGGATATTTAAGTGTAAAAAGAGGATGTGACACTGGGTCTTGCGGACTTTGTACTGTCCTTGTTGATGATAAGCCCGTTCTTTCATGTAGTACACTAGCTGCCAGAATGAATAATAAAAAAATAACTACTATCGAAGGATGTCAGGAAGAAGCTGCAAAATTTGCCAATTTTATGGCTGATGAAGGAGCAGAGCAATGTGGTTACTGTGCTCCTGGATTTACTTTGACAGTTCTTGCTATGATGAAGGAATATAAAAATCCAACAGATGAAGAGATACTTCATTATCTAAATGGAAACCTATGCAGATGCAGTGGATATGTTTCACAGCTTAGAGCAATAAAAAACTTTATGGAGGCTGAAAAATCTAATGAAAATAGTAAATAAATCTATAAAAAAAATAGATAGTATTGGAATAATAACAGGAAGACCTCTATATACAGATGATTTAGTTATAAACAACAACTCTCTTATTGTAAAGCTTTTAAGATCACCTCATGCCTATGCAAAAATATTAGATATAGATACAAGCATTGCCAAAAGAGTTCCTGGGGTAGAAGCTGTTTATACACACCATGATGTGCCAAAAACTATGTTTACTCTTGCTGGGCAATCTTATCCTGAACCATCTCCATATGATAGGAAAATATTATCTGAGTATGTAAGATATGTGGGAGATCCTGTTGCAATTATTGCTGCTGTTGATGAAAAAACTGCTGAAAAAGCAATGAAACTTATAAAAGTAAAATATGAAGTCCTTGAAGCTGTCATTGATTATGAAAAAGCTTTAGACTCAGATATATTAGTTCATCCTGAAGATATACATATAAACTTCCCAATAGGATTTGACAATAAAAGAAACCTTGCTTCTTCATATCTTGAAACTAAGGGAGATGTAGAAAAAGGATTTGAAGAAAGTGATGTAATCATAGAAAAAACTTACTATACTCAGCCTCAAATACATGCAATGATGGAAACTTACAGGACTGCATGCTATTTAGATGCTCATGGAAGATTAACTGTAGTTTCATCTACTCAAATTCCTTTCCATGTGAGAAGACATCTGGCTAGAGCTCTTGAAATGCCAAGCAGCAGAATAAGAGTTATCAAGCCTAAAATAGGTGGAGGTTTTGGAGGAAAGCAGACTTCTGTTTGTGAAATATACCCAGCTTTTGTTACTATGAAAACTGGAAAACCTTCTAAGATAATTTATTCAAGAAAAGAAACTCAAGCATACTCTAATACAAGACATGCTATGAGACTAAAAGTAAAAATCGGTTCAGATAAAGAAGGAAATATAAAAGCTATTGATATAAATGTTTTATCTAATACAGGAGCTTATGGAGAACATGCTCCAACTGTTACTTCTCTTGTAGTGTACAAGACTTTTCCTTTATATGCTAAAGTTCCTATGAGATGTAAAGCTGATATAGTTTACTCTAATACTATGGTAGGTGCTGCATTTAGAGGATATGGAGCTACTCAGGGAACTTTTGCTGTGGAGTCTGCTGTCAATGAACTTGCTCACAAACTAGGAATAGATCCAACAGAAATCAGAATGAAAAATCTTGTAGACCAATCTGACAAAGTCAGTGGAGATATTAAAAAATGTATCTCTATTGGTAAAGAAGCTTTTGATTGGGAAAACAGAACTGTAAAAGATATGGGAAATGGAAAAGTAAGAGCCAGCGGAATGGCTGTTACAATGCAGGGATCAGGTATTGCCAATGTAGATACTGCCTCTGCCACTCTAAAACTTCATGATAGTGGAGATTACACACTTTATTTAGGAGTTACAGATATGGGACAAGGATGTGATACTGTTCTTGCTCAAATGGCTTCTGAGATACTTGAAGTACCTGTAGAAAAAATTATAGTAAATACTGCTGATACTGATACTTCGCCATATGATCCAGGTGCTTATGCTTCAAGTGGTACTTATGTTACTGGAAATGCTGTAATTTTAGCTGCTGAAAAAATGAAAAAAGAAGTTCTTGACATAGCTTCTAAGTTAATGAATACTTCTGTTGAAGAATTAGAATATCTTGGAGAATCAGTACAGGATAAAAATGGAAATAAACTTTCTTTAAGAGATATTGGTGAAAGAGCTGTATCTTTTGAAGGTAAAAATCAGATTATTACAAGTGCAACTTGGGGTGGATCTACATCACCTCCTCCATTTATTGCAAGTTTTGCTGAAGTGGAAGTAGATACTCTCACTGGAAATACTGAAGTTATAGATTTCCTTTCTGTAGTGGACTGTGGTACTCCTATCAATCCTGCTCTGGCTCAGGTACAGGTAGAAGGAGGAATTGCTCAGGGTATTGGCCTTGCTCTTTATGAAGATATTCAATTTGATGATAGAGGTAAAGTTAAGCATGACACACTTATGCAGTATAAGATTCCTTCTAGAAAAGATTTAGGAAATATAAATGTTATATTCAGTTATTCAAATGAACCTACTGGACCATTTGGAGCTAAATCTATTGGTGAAGTAGTTATCAACACAGCTTCTCCAGCTATTGCTGATGCTATCTATAATGCAACAAAAGCTAGAGTAAGAAGTCTTCCAATTACAAGTGAAAAATTATTTTGGGAAATTCACTCAAAATAATTAAAATTTTGCTGGTTTTTTCTTGAAAATATGCTATTATATATGTTACTTACTATTAAATAAGCAATCATAATTTGTTGGAGGAATTTTTATATGAAATTATTAAAAGAATATATAGAGAAAAATGGTAAAGCCATTGGAACGAATATTCTAAAAGTAGATAGTTTTTTAAACCATCAAATAGACCCTAACCTAATGATGGCTATGGGAGAAGAGTTTAAAAGAAGATTTGAAGATCAGGGAGTTAATAAAATACTTACTATAGAAGCTTCTGGAATTGCAATAGGTTTAGCTGCTGCTTATGCCTTTAATGTACCTCTTGTTTTTGCTAAAAAGAAAATTCCTTCTACTATGGGAGATTTTTACACAGCTAATGTATTTTCATTTACTAAGAATAAAGATTACACTATTTGTGTAGCTAAAGAATTTTTATCACCTAATGATAGAGTCCTTATTGTAGATGACTTCCTTGCTATGGGAAATGCTGTATTAGGTCTTAAATCATTAGTTGAATCTGCTGGAGCTGAAGTTATTGGAGCTGGTATTGCAGTAGAAAAAGGATTTCAGCAAGGTGAAAAACTATTAGTTGATAATGGTGTTAAAGTTGAGGCTCTTGCTGTTGTTGATTCACTTGAAAATGGTATTATTAAATTTAGATAATTTAATCAAAAAAAAATTTTATAAAAAAAAGTATTGACATTTTCTTTTTATGAGAGTATTATAAGTTCATAATAAATTTTAGTTAAGAGGAGATAATTATGAAAGTCATTAGCGTTCTTAAAAACACATTACATCACCATCATCATAGATAAGAGTTTGTTTTTGTGAATTTTATTCATAGATGCAGACTCATGTTGTAATTCAAACGAGTCTGTATCTATGGTGGAACTTAATGCTTTCTAATTTAGTTAAGCCATCTGGATACTTATGTCAGATGGCTTTTTTATTTTAATTTAATAATACGGAGGGAGATCTTTATGAAAAAATTATTTATGGCGGTTTTAGTTATTACGGTATTAGCTTCTATTAGTTTATTTGCAGCTGATGGTTCTTTAGAAAAAGTAAAAAAAGATGGATATTTTATAGTTGGATTAGATGCTACATTTGCTCCAATGGGATTCAGAGATGAAAACGAAGAAATAGTTGGATTCGATATTGACCTTGCTAAAGAAGTTGCTAAGAGAATGGGTGTTGAAGCTAGATTCAAACCTTGTGAATGGGATGGAATCATCTTTGATCTTAGAAGTAAAAATATTGACATGGTATGGAATGGAATGACAATCACAGAACAAAGAAGCAAACAGGCAGCTTTTACTACTCCATATCTTGTAGATGGGCAAATCATTTTCTCTAGAAAAGGTAATGAAATAAATAAAGTCAGTGAACTTGCTGGAAAAGTAGTAGGTGTTCAATTAGGAAGCTCTGGATCACAAGCAGTTGAAAGAAATGCTATTGCTCCAAAACTTAAAGAAATAAAAAAATATGCAACAAATGTAGAAGCACTTCTTGATCTTGAAGCTGGAAGAACAGATGCAGTAGTTATGGATGCTATCTCTGGAAAATACTACAATGCTAAGAAAAATACTTTAAGCTTCTCTGAAGAATCTTTATCAGATGAATACTTTGCCGTAGCTTTAAGAAAAGATGACAAAGCTCTATTAGATGAAATTAACAGATTATTAGATGAAATGAAAAAAGATGGAACATTCGATCAAATTTCATTAAAATGGCTAGGAACAACTAAATAATAAGGAGAATAAACTTTATGGATGGAAATATAATATTTATTTTAAAAGGTATGAAATTAACAGTTAATTTATATGTTGTAACTATGCTTTTCTCTCTTCCTCTAGGGATATTATTATCCCTAGGGAGAGTTTCAAAAAATACAACATTAAGTAATATGATTCAAATATACACATGGATATTCAGAGGGACCCCCCTTTTACTTCAACTTTTCTTTGTGTACTATGGTCTTCCAGTAGTTGGTATTACTTTAACACCTTTTGCTGCTGCTTCTCTTACATTTGTTATAAATTATACAGCTTATTTCTGTGAAATATTTAGAGGAAGCATTCTGGGAATTGATCCAGGACAATATGAAGCTGCAAAAGTACTTGGTATGAAGTACTGGCAGACTATGATTAGAATAATAATTCCACAAGCTCTTATTACAGCACTTCCACCATTATCAAATGAGGCCATCTCTCTTATTAAAGATACTTCATTAGTTTCTGCTATTGGAATGGCTGAGATATTAAGAAATTCAAGAGAAATTGTTACTCGTGATTTCTCAATAGCACCATTTTTTATATGTGCAGTAGTATATTTAGGACTTTCTACAATAGTTGTTTTATTCTTTAAAAGAATGGAAAAAAAGGTGATGATATAATATGATTATTAAAGTTAATAATTTATCTAAACAATATTTAGAAGGAGATGTTATACTTAAAGGTGTCAATCTTGATATAGAAAAAGGAGAAGTAGTTTCTATAATAGGTCCATCTGGAGGTGGAAAATCTACTCTTCTCAGATGTCTTATCGGCTTAGAAGAAATAGATTCTGGAGATATAAAAGTCCCTGATAAAAAGAAAATGGGAATGGTTTTTCAAGCTTTTAATCTTTTTCCTCATAAAACAGCTATTCAAAATATAATGGAATCACTGATAGTTGTAGATAAAATGGATAAATCTGAAGCAAAAAAAATAGCTTATGATCTTTTAGAAAAAGTTGGGCTTAAAGACAGAGCTGACTTTTATCCTAAAGCTCTTTCTGGAGGTCAAAAACAGAGGGTAGCTATTGCCAGAGCTTTAGCAAGAAATCCAGAAGTTTTGCTTTTTGATGAACCTACATCTGCTCTCGATCCTGATATGGTAAAGGAAGTATTGAACGTTATTGAACAGCTTAGAGAATCAAGTAATATTACTATGGTAATAGTAAGCCATGAAATAGATTTTGTTAATCAAATTTCTGACAGAATTGTTGTAATGGAAAATGGTAATATAAAAGACATAATTGTTAATAAGAAAAAAAGACAGGTTTCCTAAGAAGGAGTCCTGTCCTTTTTTAATACTTATTTTTTCCAGCTGTTATATAAATCAGCTATGATATCTTCTATTGGAGCTTTTATTATTTCTATATCAACAATCTCTGTATATTGAGAAAGCTTTTTAAAAATATCATTTATTTTAATTTTTTCTTTATCAAACTTATAACTATATTTTCCCTCTTCTGAACCTGTAAATTCCATTTCATCTAAGGCTGGTGCTTCTCCAGTTGAAGTTATAATCAATCTAGAGGAATTATTCTGTACTTTTCTCAACTCTTCAAAATTTCCATCAAAAGCTATCTGTCCCTTAGAGAGTAATATTATTCTTTCAGCCATCTCTTCCAAATCATCCATGTCATGACTTGTTACAACTATTGTTGTCCCTTTCTCCCTATTTAATTTCTTTAGGAAGTTTATCATCTTTTTCTTAGCAAGAACATCAAGTCCTAATGTTGGTTCATCTAAAAATATTATCTGTGGGTTATGGAGAAGAAGCATTCCTAAATCAGCTCTCATACGTTGACCTAGACTAAGCTCTCTGGCAAATGTTTTCAATATATCAGATAAGTCTAAAAGCTCAGTCACCATAGCTAGATTTTCATCAAAAACCTCCTGTGGTATATTCCAAACTGATTTTTTCCATTCATAACTTGTAATTACAGGATGATCCCACCATAATTCTGTTCTTTGCCCAAATAATACTCCTATATTTTCCATAAGTTTTATACGTTCTTTTCCAGGAAACATTCCTAACACAGAAATATTCCCGCTTGATGGCTGTAAAATTCCTGAAAGTATTTTTATAGTTGTACTTTTTCCAGCTCCATTAGCTCCTGCATAAGCTAAAAATTCCCCTTTGGATACTTTAAAAGATACCCCATCCAAAGCTTTTATCTCTCTTTTCTCTGGTGAAAAAAGATTTTTTACTATATCTTTTATTTTTCCACTTCTCTGCCATTGCACATATATTTTACTTACATCATCTATGACCAAAGCTGGAATATCTTGGTGAACCATATTTTGCATAATATCTCATCCCCTTTTTAAAAATTAATGCAGCTAAAACAAGAAATATTGTTGCTGTCATCATCATAAATATCATAATATCAAATTTGCCTAAAAGTATTCTGCTTGGAAACCATGCTATCATCCCAACTGGTATCAATGAACAAAAGAAAATCTGTGTTGATTTATTCATTCCCCCAAGTGGATAGTTTTTTAATGATTCAAACATCCCTATTCCAACTGAAGCTATCTCTTCAGCTGCTGCTGGAGCATAAAATGCTGTACATGATAATATATATATTGTACATATCATTATAGTGCATGATGCTGCTAAGTTTATTAAAAGCATCACTAGCCATATTCCAGAAAAATTTATTCCAGAAGAGGAAACTGAATAATATATCAGTCCTATTCCACATAGAAGCACTCCATTTCCCGATACTGGAGAAAATCCCTCTGCTGCTAACTGCATCCACACAGGAACTGGCTGTATCATCTTATGATCCATTTGTCCTCTTCCTATTGTTCTGCTTATCTGCCCTGCATTATTACTTATGAAAAACAATGCAAACACCCCTTCCACCAAGACAGAATATCCCAGCATAAATATTATTTCTTTTTCAGTCATTCCTCCAATACCATCAAATTTTACTGCTAAAAGAAATACTCCCACTACAACTGCCAGTGTAGATATCATATCTGAAAATATATACATTAGGCAGTATTTAGTATCTCTCAAAAACCATAACAAATCCATTTTTCCATATATTTTAAACATTCTTATTAAAGTTCTTATTTTATCCACCAAATGAAATCATCCTCTCTTCACTTTTTATAAAAATTTTTATTCCAACTATCCATAAGACAATATTCCAAAAGATTTGTATTCCTATTATTTTCATAATTTCACTTTCCATTCCTGTATAAATAGTCAATGGAGCATTTCCCACAGAACCAAATGGAAGGAGGGCAAATATCTTTCCAAGCCCCCAAGGAAAGAATATAAAGGGAATAAGAGCTCCTGAGAGCAAAGAATATATACTTTCTCTAGCTCTGGTAGCAGCCCAGCATCCATTTTTCAATCTTATTGCAAAAGAAGCAAATAATAAATCTAAAGCAAATCCCAATGACACACTTAAGAGTAGGCTTATAAATGCTGATACTCCATTAATGATTGAAGCAGGAAATGGATTTATTCCCAACAACGGAGATAATACCCATAAAGGCAGTCCATAAAATAAAAATACTGGTATCCAATATCTTCCAATTGTTTCAGCTGCAAGACTCCCTATGACAGATACTGGTCTTGTATATCTTCCTATAATTGATCCCTCCCAAAGAGCAGAAGTAGCTGGTGTTACAATATCCAGCTGCGGCTTTAAAATAGAAGCCATCAATGAGTATGTAAGTATCTGTGATAGTTCTACTCCATCAAAACTTTTTCCAGCTTTTATCAAAGATTTCCAGATTAAAGTAAGCATAATAAACTGCACAAATTTTATAAAATATTCTCCTCCTATTGTTAATATATTTCCATCAAATACCTGCTTTGCACTCATCATCATAGTTGCACTGTAGGATTTTAAAAATTTATATTTCATAAATTCAATTCCTTTCTTAAAATTTAGACATAAAAAAACCGGGATACGACAATGCGCTCCCGGATTTAGATACAAACTTTAAAAATGCCATAAAATTTTTATGACTTCTCTATCTTTTTCCTTGGTAAAAACACATTATTTGCCGTAAACTGGACAGACTTATACATGTAAAGTGCCATTTTACCGTCTTGAGCTGTGACTTCACCAATATTTTTCCATGTTGAACTATTTTTAAATATTGAATTTATCATGTGTTTCACCTCCATCATTAAATTTTATTTTTATATTATCATTAAAGAACCTATATGTCAATATTTATATTTTAAGAAAATATTATTAGCTTAGCATTTATTAGGTATTTTACTATATTATAATCCTCTTTGACAGCATCAAAATTTATATCTAAATATTTCTCTATATTTTTAAGATACTCTTTTGCCACTTCTTTCTCATCTATTTTAATAAATTTTTTATATGCTTCATAATCTCAACTTTAAAAATGTCAATATCAAAAATTATATCTCCTAAAGGATTATTCTTCTATTATTCCAAAATATTTTCCTGGAGAAATTCCCTCATATTTTCTAAATGTTCTTATAAAAGTATTTGAACTATTGTATCCTACAAGCTCTGCTAAGTCTTTTATTCTTAAACCATTATTTTCTTGCATAATTTCTTTAGATTTTTCTATTCTATAAATACTTAGATAATTTTTAAAATTATCCCCTATTACTTTTTTAAATAATACACTTGTATATTTAAAAGAGTGTCCTAAATGATCTGCTAAATTTTCTAATGAAATATCAATCATGTAGTTTTCTTCAAGATATCTCTCAATTTTCATTTTTACAGATTCTATATCATTTTCTTCTTCTAATTTTGTAAGTTTGCATATGGCTAATATTTTTTCTTGAAACACTCTTTTTAGCTCAACTGCATTATTAATCTCCAATATTTCATTTATTTTATAATCCTTTATATCAATATTTTCATTTACTTCTTTTAATTGAATAAAAACTCTATTTAAAGTATTATATAATAGTATTCCAAATTCTTGAATATACTTTTTATCTATTACTTGTCCAGATTTCTGATTAAACATTTCATCTATTATTCTTTTAACACTTATTTCATTAGAGCTCAAAGTTCTTAATATAAGTTTAGATTCAATTTCAATTGGATAATAATATTTATTAAAGCTATTTTCTTTTATCTTATCTTGAAAAATAACACTATTTTGTTTGTAAATATATTTATAATCAAGCATTTTTTTTGCCATTCTATATGCTTTTGGCATTTGTAAGACATCATTATAAATATTTGTAACCACTAAAGTAAATTTTAAATTAAAATTTCTATCTATGTGAAAAACAAGACATTTTAAAACTTCTTCTAGTTCATCTTTTGATAGGCACTCTTCCAATATAAAAGTGATACTTTTATAATCAATTCCTACAACTTCACATTTTACTTCTTCTGAAAAATATTTTAAAATGTGCTCTTTTGATAAATTAAATTTATCAAATATATTCTCTACAGATTCTATATCAAAAACTTCCATTATTATTACTCTATATCTATCTACCTTAAAAATTTCTGAAATTTCATTTAAAAGCGAAATATCTAAGTGTTCTGTTATTCCTGTTATAAACTCTTTTATTCTTTTTTGCTTTTGATAATTTCTCAAACTTAAAATTTTATTTTGTAAAGTTAAATTTATATTTTGAATCTCTTCTATTTTATTTTCAATATACTCTAACTCTTTTTCATCTTTATTCTTTATATATCCCATTTTTTCTGCTAATTGCTTTATTGGATTTATTATGAAATATCTGCTGATTAAAATTAAAATATAAACCATTCCTAAAACAAGTAAAAGCTTAGCGCTCTCATAAAAAATTATCTGAAGTATATTTATTGATGGTTGAACATACAATAGAGTCAAATCAAAAGATGGTAAGTAGAATATATGAAATTTTTTTCCTAATTCCTTTTGAATATATCCATCCCTATTTATAGTATTTCTTTTCTTACTTTGTAATATCTCTATTAATTGAGCCTCTATTTTAGAAAATTTTTTATTATTATTTCCTAAATTTATTAATTTTTCATTACTAAAAATATACCATTTATCTGCTTCAGACATAATTTCAGAGAAAAAATTATTTTTTTCTAAAGAAATTATATAACTTACTATAATATTATTTTGTGTTTTTACATCATTTAAATATATATTAATATCTTCTTCAAAACAATTAATATACTTTTCTTTACTTTCTATATCCTTTGGAAAACCAACAGAATTATAGAAATCCTTTTTATTTGTAGTTCCATTCAATGTTGTTATTGAATCAGAAATATTATCTGCTACACTTACAAGATATCCTAATTTTCCATAAACACTATTTCTTTTTTTCAATTCCAAAAAAAGTTGTGTTTTACTATATGGAATATTTTGATTACTAGCTAAGCTTATAACATAATTTTTATATTTATCACTTGATTTAAAGTCATATAAAGTCATAGTAACAACTTCAGCTTTTCTTTCTAAATCATTATATAGCCTTTGACTCTTTATTTTTTCTCCTAAATTTATATTTACAATTTCTTTATAGGAAGTAATTGCTATAATTATACAAGAAATTAAAAATATAATTATTACTTTTATTTTTGGAGATTTTTTTCCCAATATTTTTTTCATTTTTAATTTTAATATATCCAACAATTTTCTTCCCTTCTCAAATAGATTCAACAATTTAAACACTAAATACATTATATCAATTTTTATAGTTTTTATAAAGCAAAGTTAAAGTTTTATCTTTTTATAAATATTTATCTTAGACCTGTATCTTCTGTTGATATTACAATCGATATTTTCTTACTGAATTTCTTTCCATTTTCTATTATTCCTATACTAAGTCCATCATTTTTATTCTTTAATTTTTCTGTTCTCATTCTATAGTATTTTTCATAATCTGATATTCTTTTAAAAGCACTATCTATATCCTTAAGAACTTTATTTTCTGATATCAATACAATAATCTTCTCTGCTCCAAATAGTGATAAACTGGTATTGTAATCTCCTACCACTAAAATTTGTCCATCTTCTGTAACAAGCTCTCCTTCTATTATAGCTATTTGTGCTAAAAGAGAAGCTCTTTTTGCTTCTTCAGAAGTTTCTTTAAATCTATTATAAAATTTATATTCCTTCAATTCATTAATAAATTCCTCATTTGTAAGTTCCCACGAATCTCCAAGAGCTATAGTTTTCTTTTTATTTAGAAGTTTTAGTATTTTTTCTTTTGCTTCTTTCACAGAAAAAACTCTATGGATAAGATAGCCTTTATCTAAGAGAATTTTACATAATCTATCTAATTTTTTTTCTTTATACCATCTTAAATTTTCTTCCATTTTTAGTCTCCTAATATCCTAAATTATCATTGATTAATATAACTCTTATCTTTCCACATACTCTTTTCCCATTTTTGATTACTGAAATAAAATTACACATTCTCATTTCAGTAGTACAATTTTCACATTTTCCACTGAAATTACAAGGAGTCTTATGGTTGAGCCTCTTAGAATTTAAAGGTCCTGCATAGTAAAGCCTTTTATATCCTTCATTTATATTTTTCACTATCTTATTGACTCCTGTTATTACTATAACATTGTGAGGACCATATGCCATTCCAGCTACACGATTTCCCCCTGAGTCTATTTGTATAAGAAATCCTTCTTCTGTAACAGCATTTGTCCCTGTTACAAGAAAATCACTTAATAGTGATTCCCTCATAACTCTAACTGTTCTTTCCCAAGTTGGCTGCTTAAATCTTTCAAAAAATTTATACTTTTCACTTCTAAATTTTTCAAGAAGACCTGTCATATTTAATGTGATAGAGCCTCCCATGCTTATTGAGCTACCTTCTGGAATAATATCTATAGTTATTTTTTCAGCTTCTTTGAGTGTGTCAACACATATTACTTCAAAATCATTATTCTTCAAATTTTTAATTGTTCTTTCTAATCTATCTTTTGCTAATAAATACTTTATATTTTCCATAACTCCTCCAAAAAGAATTATCTTATCATTTTATTTCCTTTTCTTCTCTTCTTAGTCTTAAAGTTTCAGCATTAGCATCAACTTTTTTCTTAGATAGTGGATACACCAACATAAATATAATTACAACTAATGTAAATAGTGTAGCAGGTGCCACTGTTGCAAGTTTATAAATGCCATTTAAAACTTCTTGAGTCTGTTCTTTAGTTCCTGCCTGGAATCCAATTATTGCAAGTGAATACCCTACTAAACTACTTCCAAGAGCTTGCCCCACTTTTCTTGAGAATGAGTAAATAGCATAAAGTGTTCCATCTTCTCTCCTTCCAGTTTTAATTTCAGAATCATCAATAACATCAATAATTGCTCCCCAAATTACATA encodes:
- a CDS encoding FAD binding domain-containing protein produces the protein MFSFSKYFPAQSLQEAYDELLKSKKNIILGGTSYLRMENTSYNTAIDLSSLSLDYIKEDEEYIHIGAMASFREIETNSIILNLFNGILSKSVENIIGVQFRNNVTVGATVFSKYGFSDLIPTLLSLDTTVVLFNGGAISLEEYLSTEGKTKDILVEIKIRKAIGKGSFQSIRKSKTDYAITNTAVTNEKGNFRIAIGVRPGKAKLACKAMELLNHSDNITDEVIDKACSIITEEITFGSNMRGSSEYRAAISKVMTKRAIKEVL
- a CDS encoding (2Fe-2S)-binding protein, translated to MLLTLTVNGLKRELLISEDEYLLDTLRKAGYLSVKRGCDTGSCGLCTVLVDDKPVLSCSTLAARMNNKKITTIEGCQEEAAKFANFMADEGAEQCGYCAPGFTLTVLAMMKEYKNPTDEEILHYLNGNLCRCSGYVSQLRAIKNFMEAEKSNENSK
- a CDS encoding xanthine dehydrogenase family protein molybdopterin-binding subunit codes for the protein MKIVNKSIKKIDSIGIITGRPLYTDDLVINNNSLIVKLLRSPHAYAKILDIDTSIAKRVPGVEAVYTHHDVPKTMFTLAGQSYPEPSPYDRKILSEYVRYVGDPVAIIAAVDEKTAEKAMKLIKVKYEVLEAVIDYEKALDSDILVHPEDIHINFPIGFDNKRNLASSYLETKGDVEKGFEESDVIIEKTYYTQPQIHAMMETYRTACYLDAHGRLTVVSSTQIPFHVRRHLARALEMPSSRIRVIKPKIGGGFGGKQTSVCEIYPAFVTMKTGKPSKIIYSRKETQAYSNTRHAMRLKVKIGSDKEGNIKAIDINVLSNTGAYGEHAPTVTSLVVYKTFPLYAKVPMRCKADIVYSNTMVGAAFRGYGATQGTFAVESAVNELAHKLGIDPTEIRMKNLVDQSDKVSGDIKKCISIGKEAFDWENRTVKDMGNGKVRASGMAVTMQGSGIANVDTASATLKLHDSGDYTLYLGVTDMGQGCDTVLAQMASEILEVPVEKIIVNTADTDTSPYDPGAYASSGTYVTGNAVILAAEKMKKEVLDIASKLMNTSVEELEYLGESVQDKNGNKLSLRDIGERAVSFEGKNQIITSATWGGSTSPPPFIASFAEVEVDTLTGNTEVIDFLSVVDCGTPINPALAQVQVEGGIAQGIGLALYEDIQFDDRGKVKHDTLMQYKIPSRKDLGNINVIFSYSNEPTGPFGAKSIGEVVINTASPAIADAIYNATKARVRSLPITSEKLFWEIHSK
- a CDS encoding xanthine phosphoribosyltransferase, translated to MKLLKEYIEKNGKAIGTNILKVDSFLNHQIDPNLMMAMGEEFKRRFEDQGVNKILTIEASGIAIGLAAAYAFNVPLVFAKKKIPSTMGDFYTANVFSFTKNKDYTICVAKEFLSPNDRVLIVDDFLAMGNAVLGLKSLVESAGAEVIGAGIAVEKGFQQGEKLLVDNGVKVEALAVVDSLENGIIKFR
- a CDS encoding amino acid ABC transporter substrate-binding protein gives rise to the protein MKKLFMAVLVITVLASISLFAADGSLEKVKKDGYFIVGLDATFAPMGFRDENEEIVGFDIDLAKEVAKRMGVEARFKPCEWDGIIFDLRSKNIDMVWNGMTITEQRSKQAAFTTPYLVDGQIIFSRKGNEINKVSELAGKVVGVQLGSSGSQAVERNAIAPKLKEIKKYATNVEALLDLEAGRTDAVVMDAISGKYYNAKKNTLSFSEESLSDEYFAVALRKDDKALLDEINRLLDEMKKDGTFDQISLKWLGTTK
- a CDS encoding amino acid ABC transporter permease — its product is MDGNIIFILKGMKLTVNLYVVTMLFSLPLGILLSLGRVSKNTTLSNMIQIYTWIFRGTPLLLQLFFVYYGLPVVGITLTPFAAASLTFVINYTAYFCEIFRGSILGIDPGQYEAAKVLGMKYWQTMIRIIIPQALITALPPLSNEAISLIKDTSLVSAIGMAEILRNSREIVTRDFSIAPFFICAVVYLGLSTIVVLFFKRMEKKVMI